The Microbacter sp. GSS18 genome has a segment encoding these proteins:
- a CDS encoding DUF4192 family protein translates to MTTIVKAASAAEFLSLVPRLLGFHASQSAVLVPFEGKRTLGALRVDLPAADVDVDRFAATLVGMVCRLPTADGVALVAYASGSAEGGLPHRSLADAVARRTASSGLRLVDALCVADDGWGSYSDADVARPLTELGDAVPHGLERLPEPADGLEDGLRLAEVDASEMADAEQAMAALERAVDVVCGPGDGDDRGSFGERRPGDERIDPRALVASLLLDDLPQLYEDALEWDAEHIDPHEGAALIWCLRRPALRDIALVGWSGHVRDADEALQAQLRWEQGAEYPAHLAMRMWGDGARPEPARLIAALSVVRALASRTRPRDRAPLLAMCGWLSWTLGRSTHAAHYADQARRIEPEHGLAEIVLSFVGAGHLPEWAFDRRPESASHPPTPFDGAGG, encoded by the coding sequence ATGACCACGATCGTGAAGGCCGCGAGTGCGGCGGAGTTCCTGTCCCTCGTCCCGCGACTGCTCGGGTTCCATGCCTCGCAGAGCGCGGTCCTCGTGCCCTTCGAGGGCAAGCGCACGCTGGGCGCGCTCCGCGTCGACCTGCCGGCCGCCGACGTCGACGTCGACCGGTTCGCCGCGACACTGGTCGGCATGGTGTGCAGGCTGCCGACGGCAGACGGGGTCGCCCTGGTCGCCTACGCCTCGGGATCCGCCGAGGGCGGTCTGCCCCACCGGTCGCTGGCCGATGCGGTCGCGCGCCGCACCGCGTCGAGCGGCCTGCGCCTCGTCGACGCGCTGTGCGTCGCCGACGACGGGTGGGGCTCCTACTCGGACGCGGATGTCGCGCGTCCGCTGACGGAGCTGGGGGATGCCGTGCCGCACGGGCTCGAACGGCTGCCGGAGCCGGCCGACGGTCTGGAGGACGGGCTTCGGCTGGCCGAGGTCGATGCGTCGGAGATGGCGGATGCCGAGCAGGCGATGGCCGCCCTCGAGCGCGCCGTCGACGTCGTGTGCGGTCCAGGCGACGGCGACGACCGCGGATCCTTCGGGGAGCGTCGCCCCGGTGACGAGCGCATCGATCCGCGTGCCCTCGTCGCATCGCTGCTGCTCGACGACCTGCCCCAGCTCTACGAGGACGCCCTGGAGTGGGATGCGGAGCACATCGACCCGCACGAGGGCGCCGCGCTCATCTGGTGCCTGCGCCGGCCCGCGCTGCGCGACATCGCTCTGGTCGGGTGGAGCGGCCACGTCCGCGACGCCGACGAGGCGCTCCAGGCGCAGCTGCGGTGGGAGCAGGGCGCCGAGTACCCGGCCCATCTCGCGATGCGGATGTGGGGCGACGGAGCACGGCCCGAACCCGCCCGGCTGATCGCCGCGCTTTCCGTCGTGCGCGCGCTGGCGTCACGCACACGGCCGCGCGATCGCGCGCCGTTGCTGGCCATGTGCGGGTGGCTGTCGTGGACCCTCGGCCGGTCCACCCACGCCGCGCACTATGCGGACCAGGCCCGCCGGATCGAGCCCGAGCACGGCCTCGCCGAGATCGTGCTCTCGTTCGTCGGCGCCGGCCATCTGCCGGAGTGGGCCTTCGACCGGCGGCCGGAGTCCGCGTCCCACCCGCCGACGCCGTTCGACGGCGCCGGCGGGTGA
- the cls gene encoding cardiolipin synthase: MDDGGALELTVTSWTLLAVFVFDIVVRVTAVIVVPRNRRPTAAMAWLLAIYFIPLIGVFLFLLIGNPRLPRKRRRMQERINEYIRETSDGLDLGTLRPEAPEAFTSLVRMNRTLGAMPLAGDNGATLISDYQASLDTMADAIRAAERYVHVEFYILQTDASTENFFRAMEEAAARGVVVRVLLDHWANRGKPFYKRTLKRLDAMGAHWHLMLPVQPFKGKYQRPDLRNHRKLLVVDGRVAFTGSQNVTDSTYNLKKNIKRGLHWVDLMARFDGPVVASINAVFLSDWYSETGEVLTDETQLFEVSSGTGDLDCQVVPSGPGFAFQNNLKLFCGLIYAAQKRVIIVSPYFVPEESLLLAVTTACQRGVQVELFVSEEGDQAMVYHAQRSYYEGLLRAGVRIWMYRRPFILHSKSMTIDDEVAIIGSSNMDMRSFGLNLEISMLVRGGEFVTDMRQVEATYRGLSRELTLDEWMKQPLRSTVLDNLARLTSALQ, from the coding sequence GTGGACGACGGGGGTGCGTTGGAGCTGACCGTGACGAGCTGGACGCTCCTGGCGGTCTTCGTCTTCGACATCGTCGTGCGCGTCACCGCGGTCATCGTCGTCCCGCGCAACCGGCGCCCTACCGCCGCGATGGCATGGCTTCTGGCGATCTACTTCATTCCGCTCATCGGCGTCTTCCTCTTCCTGCTGATCGGCAACCCGCGCCTTCCGCGCAAGCGCCGTCGTATGCAGGAGCGCATCAACGAGTACATCCGTGAGACCAGCGACGGCCTCGATCTGGGAACGCTGCGTCCCGAGGCGCCTGAGGCGTTCACCTCGCTGGTCCGGATGAACCGCACTCTCGGAGCGATGCCGCTGGCGGGCGACAACGGCGCCACGCTCATCTCGGACTACCAGGCGAGCCTGGACACCATGGCTGACGCCATCCGCGCGGCAGAGCGCTACGTCCATGTGGAGTTCTACATCCTGCAGACGGACGCGTCTACCGAAAACTTCTTCCGGGCGATGGAGGAGGCCGCGGCGCGCGGAGTCGTCGTGAGGGTGCTGCTGGACCACTGGGCCAATCGCGGCAAGCCCTTCTACAAGCGCACCCTCAAGCGTCTCGACGCGATGGGGGCCCACTGGCACCTGATGCTCCCTGTGCAGCCGTTCAAGGGCAAGTATCAGCGTCCCGACCTGCGCAACCACCGCAAGCTTCTGGTCGTCGACGGTCGCGTGGCGTTCACCGGCTCGCAGAACGTCACCGACTCCACCTACAACCTCAAGAAGAACATCAAGCGCGGGCTGCACTGGGTCGACCTGATGGCGCGCTTCGACGGCCCGGTGGTCGCGTCGATCAACGCGGTGTTCCTCTCGGACTGGTACAGCGAGACCGGCGAGGTGCTCACCGACGAGACGCAGTTGTTCGAGGTGTCGTCGGGGACCGGCGATCTCGACTGCCAGGTCGTCCCGTCCGGTCCGGGGTTCGCTTTCCAGAACAACCTGAAGCTGTTCTGCGGTCTGATCTACGCCGCGCAGAAGCGGGTCATCATCGTCAGCCCGTACTTCGTCCCCGAGGAGTCCCTGCTGCTCGCCGTGACGACGGCATGTCAGCGAGGCGTCCAGGTCGAGCTCTTCGTGTCCGAGGAAGGCGACCAGGCGATGGTCTACCACGCCCAGCGCAGCTACTACGAGGGCCTGCTGCGCGCGGGCGTGCGGATCTGGATGTACCGCCGCCCCTTCATCCTGCACTCGAAGTCCATGACGATCGACGACGAGGTCGCCATCATCGGATCCAGCAACATGGACATGCGGTCGTTCGGTCTGAACCTCGAGATCTCGATGCTCGTGCGCGGCGGCGAGTTCGTCACCGACATGCGCCAGGTCGAGGCGACGTACCGCGGCCTCAGCCGCGAGCTCACGCTCGACGAGTGGATGAAGCAGCCGCTGCGATCGACCGTGCTCGACAACCTCGCCCGGCTCACGTCGGCGCTGCAGTAG
- a CDS encoding PqqD family protein produces MRLAPAAGVAVETLDGTVYAAPLPDGPIFVLEGVAAVIWEAACTVPRAQLAAAIAERTGAEESEVATSVEAFVDDLTARGLLTVE; encoded by the coding sequence ATGAGGCTCGCACCGGCTGCCGGCGTGGCCGTCGAGACCCTCGACGGCACGGTCTATGCCGCACCGCTGCCCGATGGGCCGATCTTCGTCCTCGAGGGTGTCGCTGCGGTGATCTGGGAGGCCGCCTGCACCGTCCCACGCGCCCAACTCGCGGCGGCGATCGCCGAGCGCACCGGCGCGGAGGAGAGCGAGGTCGCGACGAGCGTCGAGGCGTTCGTCGACGACCTGACGGCGCGGGGACTTCTCACGGTTGAGTGA